ttttttttgctgagaGCCATAACCTATAGACAAGTGAGTCTTGCTATATTTGTCAGCTATAAATGTCACTTAAACCTCTATTGGTCCTGATGATTTCTCCCAAAGGAGGAGGTTGTCAGTtttttgaataatgttttgactTGTGTCTGTCACAGTAAAGATATACCACCTTCTCTCCAGTCAAGCAATGGTACTTTAACAGTGGTTTTCAATAACGGATGATATGATTTGTCTCATGAACAATCAATTGTTTCATGACGTCATTGACATAGGCATGTTAGAACATTATGTTGATAAATACAATGATTTTTATTGAGATTTTGATCAATTCTTTTTGTTCTCATTGGCTGAGTTGAAGACATGCCTGAGATTTGGTGCGACTACTTAAGATCTAATCATGAGGGGTTTTGCTTGATTTTTTGGATGGTTTTGAGATCCTTCAAGCTTCCTTCTGTACAAATTATATGTGCATTAGGCATAGTACGTTCCATATATGCATAATGAAGAAATTATATTTGTAGCATCATCTCAATTGTGGGTTTTAGTGTTCATTGTTCATTCTTGGTTGATAATGCATTAAAATTGATGCTCCTAATAGCTTAGAACATTATGTTGCTTCAAGATCAGCTTAGAACGTTAGAATGACATTTATCTATGATTTgttttgcccgtagcaacgcacaggCACGATCCCAGTTACTTATAATAAATGGAGTTCGCGAGGAAAATGGCATATTCAAGTATGGCTGATAGCACAAATGAGCGGTGTAATGACTAATTACACGAAATAAGAGGGTCCCCAAAAAAGTACACAAAAAAGAACAGTCTCAGGCAGTAAACGTGGACATGAACTAGCAACGACGACACAAGCATTTCAACCAGGACAAACTACGATAAGGTATGCACTTCGTAGTTCAAGCAGCCATGACAGGCAAAAACTGGAGATACTTTTGCTCAGTATGAACAAGAACCACTTGAGATACTTCAACTTCAAAATAGGTTCGATTAAGTGTGCGCCAACAGCACAGAAAAAGGAGATACAGGGATAAGTTCACTCCCTAACCAACATTAGCGAAACCATGCAAAGCTCCCTGTCTTCTACGCCTTCCTGGTTGCAATTTGGGTCTCAGCCTGCAGTGCATGAATATTCAATCACCAAGTTCAAACAGGACAATATTATGCTAAGATAAATAAGCCCTATGAAGAGGGCATACCTCTTTCTGGACAATATTATGCTAAGATAAATAAGCCCTATGAAGAGGACGTACCTCTTTCTTGACTGGCTCTTCCTTCTCAGACAGGATCAGTTCGATGTGGCACGGGGAGGACATGTAAGCTGCAAGAGGTAATCAAGACGGTGAGAACATTCAGAATGCTTTAAGCAAGTGAGATAAATATTTATATAATATTACAACTCACGGTTGATGCGCCCATGAGCGCGGTAAGTCCGGCGCCGCTGCTTCTGAGCTTGGTTCACCTGAACATGCGAGACATAGAGCGTATCGACATCCAAACCCTTAACCTACAGGCAGAGAAAGAATATATTCAGTGATCATAGcatgcaacaaggcgctcaaggAGGTTACAGCAAGACAACATACTTCAGCGTTGCTCTCTGCATTCTTCAGAAGATCCAAAATGAATCTAGCAGACTTGACAGGCCACCGTCCCTGACCATTTGAGTGGCGAGACTTGGCTTGTGCCGTACGTCCAACACCACCACAGTACCTATGGAAGGGAATCGCTTGCTTGTGGGCAATCACATCCTCAAGATATCTTTTAGCCTTGGTCAGCTGCAGCTTCCTGATGGCAAAAGCTGTCTCGCGTGTGTTCTGAACAAAGTGAGTGCAAAAATACCAAAGATGTTACAATTCAGCAAAATATAATTACAACTGTACCAGTTAAAATCATAAAATTAACAACACgagtgaaaaagaaaagactgGTCACAACAATGTCAGTTGTTCCATTACTTTATCagaaaaataaaggaaacaAATCGTTATACTTTAGTTTTCCATCAGTTACTGAACTAGCAATCATAGTCCACCCAAAAGTTAACCAAAGAATGTTATAAACATAATTTTCCTAAGGTTTGTAAGATCACTAGTAAAAAACAATGTATCATGTTTTTCTTTAGGTATAAAAACAAGACAATACCGTTACACATAACATATTACGATACGCAGGTGAAGAATGAACATGTAAATAACAAGTAGGTAGTACAAGAATAATCTCCTTGGCAACATTGTCTGAAATTATAATTTAAACAAATAGAAAAGGGCATCAAGGATTCGATCAACTCAACTAGTGGCCAATGGCCATGGTATGACCAATGGTTCACTCAAGAACAACATTTTTCCCCGCAAGATACTAGTTATAATAAGTTCATTCTAATTCAACTTAGGATATTCAGTTACAGACTTACAATTATAATAGACCAAATGATATAGATAATTAAAAGAATTTGAACTGCTTTTATTGATAAATGATCAGGACAGCTAGTGCTGTATAGAAATAATTCAAGTAGTCATGTGGCTTAAATAAAACGAAGTGTTAGCAAATAAAGATGTGACCTTTGATGCATTTGTATGTCTCAATGTATCAACATTGACTAAACCAATGGTAATGTTGGGCCCAACGTTTCACCCAAAAAAGTGAATAAGGTATCCCTAAAATAGGATAACGCATGTAGAGAAAACAAGCCTATTCTCAGGTTGTAAACTTCAACCATTGAAAAAACTAATGCTATCGCCCTTAAACGTAATGACACAAAAGGAGAGGGACACCCATAGTCTCATACAAAACCAAAGATTAATCTTTCCAGAATAATCTCTCACGCAGATCAATCATACTCttaaattattattattatgttATTATTTGCTAAATGAGAAATGAGAAGCATGTCCTTAAATTATGTTATTATTTGCTAAGCCAGTGGACATACCATGATCAATAGCTCATCCAAGAAAACTGAAAATGGCTTTCCCGAGGATTAAATGCCAACCATTACAGAAAACAATAGAGTACAGTTTTCACATTAGGTTTAGTTGTGACCAAGTAACATATCAATGTATTAATACTAAAAGCTGATCCTGAGCTAAGTAAACAAATGGTGAGCACGCAAGTAATGCTCTGTTCCAATAGCCTCAGCTAAAATATGGTCAAGACTCAAGAGATGGTTAAGATAGTTAAGAAAAGCTGGGCAGTCAAACACAAAAGCATTGAATTAAATAAATTTTGCACCTGATCGTCACAATTTACAACTAACATCTAAACCAAGTAGACATTTTGTAACTAGAAGAACAAAACACTGCTGAAGGACCATGCAATTGAAAGAAATGCATGTGTATTGAAATTGCATGAAGAACAGATTGTCAAGCATTATATGTCAAACAAACCCATTCAATTATAATTGTGAAGTCGAACTTTAACACACTTGTGGTCAACTTGTCATTAACTGAAAGTCAAACTATCTACAACTTCTGTCAACAGTTCACCTAATAAGATGAAGCCGTATCTAAAGGGTAGAGCTGTATGGTGCTTAAAGAGAGACAAAATACCCTACCAAGGTCATCTCAGATAAGATTATTCCCATTACAATGCCAAACTAGACATTCAACAGCCATATGCACCAAAACCCATCTCAGACATACCTAATTGCACGCATATACAGTAATACAGAATTATAAAACACGAATTAGAACACACTTGCACAGATGAATTCTTTATTCACGCGTGAACTGACCTTAAAGTGCACACGCAAGTCCCGGCCCATGGCCTTGGCGGCTGCAAAAACAAGACAGGCGTCGTCAGCTTCCGGATCAAGGTCCTTCGTACAAGGTGCAGCCACACGAATTAAGGAAAGAGAATAGGACGTGAAGACGATTACACTTGGTGGGGTTGGATGGCTCCCTCGAGTACTTCACCTGCCAGCAACCGGGGAAACAGGGATCAGAAGATCGCAGCAAAGAAGGGGGAAGAGCAGAAGCACAGATAGAGACAGACTGACCATGGCTGCAGCTGCCGAGCGTACccgaggaagcggcggcgacggcggcggcggcgagcgagcgAACGAGGAATGGCCAAGAGAACGGGTTGGAGCCTTGAGGAACCCCTGCTGCGATGGCTACAGAGTAAAAACCCTACTGGGCTTCTAAAGGTGCGGCCGAACCATTGGACCGCTAATTTTACGGCCCAAGTATGAAGTCAGAGTtcgaaatttttttatttttatatatttttttacgattttgcagaaataaatagttgaataaaaaatttaaaaagtaGACATATGCCGCCGAACCAAATGGCGGTATGGCTCTTTTCGCCATATGAAACAGCAGAAGGGTGCCGGCGCCACGTGCACCTACCTCGCCGGCTGAAACGGTGGAGgggccttaccgccgtttcatGCAGCGATAAGGGCTCTTCTGCCATCTGAGTTGGTAGTAAGACCCCCCGCAGGGTTGGCGACGCtatagccggttgaaacggTTATAAGCACCCTTTCAACTATtttcccttcatttttttttgacttttatcaattatttttccttcatAACTTCGTAATATGAGGCTATACCTCTATTTTTGAATATTGttcctttaattttttatgaCATTTTTGAGAAAGGTAGAGTGATTGCACGAAATCATTGAACTCTTCCAGTCTACGGATAACCACACATCATACGTTATTCAATCGTACACATGATAGCCTGCACTGGCGTACAAAAGATAAAAGAAGTCCTACGCACTAAATGCGATGCGTACTCGCTTGAAATAAGGCTGGTCACCCCGGCCATGACCATGCCTCACTacccgctgcgctgctctggtctgctGCTGGTCGTACGTCAAGGATTCCCGTGGGGCAACGTCGCGAGGCAGATGTCCTGTTGCGGCCTCAGGTGGTGTCGCGAGCTCCTAGGTCACGCCCTGTGCAGGAGCCTCCGGGGCTTCACGCAACTGCGAGGCACCGATCACGTCAGGCTCAGGTCTGAAAAGATCGTCCACCCATGCATGGACGTTGGACCTCTGTCCCTCCTCCACGATGGAGTCCTCCGAAGCCCCTCCGCGGTCTACGAACCCTGTTATGCAACAAAGGCAATGGTATTGTTAGTTTCGTTGCGTATTTAAAATGGAATATAAAACATATATTCATCACGCACGGTAGTGACATAGCTCTATGCCTGGTGCGCAGAAGATGGCCCGCTCCACTATAAGCTCCGTACATCTATGGGCTGTGTTAATAAATTATTAGTTAGTAAGGTGAATTAGACAACATTTCATCAATGGTGTACGACTAAATAATGTTCACGTACCTGTCGGGGTCACGTACTGCGGAAGAGTGGATG
The genomic region above belongs to Setaria italica strain Yugu1 chromosome VI, Setaria_italica_v2.0, whole genome shotgun sequence and contains:
- the LOC101769655 gene encoding 60S ribosomal protein L17 isoform X1, giving the protein MVKYSREPSNPTKSAKAMGRDLRVHFKNTRETAFAIRKLQLTKAKRYLEDVIAHKQAIPFHRYCGGVGRTAQAKSRHSNGQGRWPVKSARFILDLLKNAESNAEVKGLDVDTLYVSHVQVNQAQKQRRRTYRAHGRINPYMSSPCHIELILSEKEEPVKKEAETQIATRKA
- the LOC101769655 gene encoding 60S ribosomal protein L17 isoform X2, with the protein product MVKYSREPSNPTKSAKAMGRDLRVHFKNTRETAFAIRKLQLTKAKRYLEDVIAHKQAIPFHRYCGGVGRTAQAKSRHSNGQGRWPVKSARFILDLLKNAESNAEVKGLDVDTLYVSHVQVNQAQKQRRRTYRAHGRINREFLHVLPVPHRTDPV